In a genomic window of Thermus albus:
- a CDS encoding MFS transporter: protein MFRYLPWAREGLPVFLRLVLAVGLMEGVRSGFFAGLLPFYAPEHLGLGPATFTLAFTFHQLSENLSKTFGGLLAERVGFGRTVSLAALTGFLTLLLTPLAQTGWLLWGLVILWGLSMSTLYPGLMTLASRIAVPGREARALSFTLTLVMPWVGIGLVGVGQVAQKEPEAALTLLLATQGVVLLLALSLFPFRIPLPQAVREPYPFRRLLLFLPAAFGQTFAPALVSLFILRLAKEELALEPIALGGLLLFGGALAFGLLPVTGRQVDRKGYRLALAGGLLLLGLVMLRLAFAPSFLELVLLVSLAGVGYSLFLPGWNGFLAKNLPQENRAAIWGGLMTAEGLGIALGPAVGGLLWEAFGIKAPLLAGSAVFFLLSLLYTFLFWRMRWN from the coding sequence GTGTTTCGCTATCTGCCGTGGGCCAGGGAGGGGCTTCCCGTATTCCTGCGCCTGGTCTTAGCCGTAGGCCTCATGGAGGGGGTGCGTAGCGGTTTCTTTGCCGGCCTTTTACCCTTTTACGCCCCCGAACACCTGGGGCTTGGCCCTGCCACCTTTACCCTTGCCTTCACCTTCCACCAACTCTCGGAAAACCTGTCCAAAACCTTTGGCGGACTCCTGGCGGAAAGGGTGGGCTTTGGGCGCACCGTAAGCCTGGCCGCCCTTACCGGCTTCCTGACCCTCCTCCTTACCCCCCTGGCCCAAACGGGTTGGCTCCTATGGGGGCTGGTCATCCTCTGGGGGCTTAGCATGTCCACCCTATACCCCGGACTTATGACCCTAGCCAGCCGCATCGCCGTGCCTGGCCGGGAAGCCAGGGCTCTTTCCTTTACCCTAACCTTGGTGATGCCTTGGGTGGGCATCGGCTTGGTGGGGGTGGGGCAGGTGGCCCAGAAGGAACCCGAGGCTGCGCTCACCCTGCTCCTGGCCACCCAAGGCGTGGTCCTCCTCCTTGCCTTAAGCCTTTTCCCCTTTCGCATCCCGCTTCCCCAAGCCGTGCGGGAGCCATACCCCTTCCGGCGCCTCTTGCTCTTCCTGCCCGCAGCCTTTGGCCAAACCTTCGCCCCCGCCTTGGTTTCCCTATTCATCCTTCGCCTTGCCAAGGAGGAACTTGCCCTAGAGCCCATCGCTTTAGGAGGACTTCTCCTCTTTGGAGGAGCCCTGGCCTTTGGCCTCCTCCCTGTAACGGGAAGGCAGGTGGACCGCAAGGGCTACCGTTTGGCCCTGGCGGGGGGACTCCTCCTCCTAGGCCTCGTCATGCTCCGGCTTGCCTTTGCTCCCAGCTTCCTAGAGCTTGTACTCTTGGTAAGCCTGGCAGGGGTGGGCTATAGCCTGTTCCTTCCCGGCTGGAACGGATTCCTGGCCAAGAACCTCCCCCAGGAAAACCGGGCAGCCATCTGGGGCGGGCTTATGACCGCGGAGGGCCTAGGGATAGCCCTGGGGCCGGCAGTGGGGGGCCTGCTCTGGGAAGCCTTTGGGATCAAGGCTCCCTTGCTGGCCGGAAGCGCCGTCTTCTTCCTGCTTAGCCTCCTTTACACCTTTCTCTTTTGGAGGATGCGATGGAACTAG
- a CDS encoding glycosyltransferase family 2 protein, which produces MRISVVIPAHNEEAFLPGALRAVLHQTLPAFEVIVVDNASSDRTREVAEGFGVRVVSCSKKGVAYARQAGLLAARGEWVAMTDADSLPLPTWLQSLAQRAEGALALYGPLRFYGVSSLEAAFSEWGYRVFLNLMALMGRPNLAGANMMVLKEAALKAGGFPPVEAREDVLLGWRLKELGVVRYVPEALVLTSPRRLKGGWGRFLARQVRNLLGDPRGYFGEDGERGK; this is translated from the coding sequence GTGCGTATCAGCGTGGTGATCCCGGCCCACAACGAGGAGGCTTTTCTCCCTGGGGCTTTGCGGGCGGTTTTGCACCAGACCTTACCCGCCTTTGAGGTGATCGTGGTGGACAACGCCTCCTCGGACCGCACCCGGGAGGTGGCGGAGGGGTTTGGGGTACGGGTGGTCTCCTGCTCCAAGAAGGGGGTGGCCTATGCCCGCCAGGCGGGGCTTTTGGCCGCCCGGGGGGAATGGGTGGCCATGACCGATGCCGATTCCCTACCCCTTCCCACCTGGCTTCAGAGCTTGGCCCAACGTGCGGAAGGGGCTTTGGCCTTGTATGGCCCTTTGCGCTTTTACGGGGTTTCCTCCTTGGAGGCGGCCTTTTCCGAGTGGGGCTACCGCGTCTTCCTGAATCTTATGGCCCTAATGGGAAGGCCCAATTTGGCGGGAGCCAACATGATGGTTTTGAAGGAAGCAGCCCTAAAAGCGGGCGGTTTTCCCCCGGTGGAGGCTAGGGAGGATGTGCTTTTGGGTTGGAGGCTGAAGGAGCTAGGTGTGGTAAGGTACGTCCCCGAGGCCTTGGTCCTCACATCCCCTAGGAGGTTAAAGGGGGGCTGGGGGAGGTTCCTGGCGCGGCAGGTTAGAAACCTCTTGGGTGATCCTCGAGGGTACTTCGGGGAAGACGGGGAAAGGGGAAAATAA
- a CDS encoding glycosyltransferase family 4 protein — MRLYRVGLFTDVYFPNPNGVTTSVYLLLRELRRMGHEAWVVAPHHPEAPEKEEGVVRVPSVSYPFYEGQQIALPSSRYLPTEFEVIHTHTPLTLGVWGLRIARNKELPHVSTFHTHYEKYAHYVPGLAFLDKYTGIIPRLAKAFYNRVEVVIAPTEPVKRLAEGYGIQRPIRVIPTGIDNRLLEEAPLPSPSPWPEGKRRLITVGRLGKEKSFDVVLKAVAEMAREEDVFLVHVGDGPELESLRRLAAHLHIGDRVRFLGTVPYRNIGGYYRMAEVFLFASETETQGLVIWEAQAMGVPVVAVGAEGVLEGVVDGKTGYLVPPGDHQALAERALDLLRDEEKRQRLSLGARTWAMERSAERIAEKIVAVYDEASEILRVEPRRLIFPFPRLPRSTLEDHPRGF, encoded by the coding sequence ATGCGCCTCTATCGCGTGGGCCTCTTCACCGACGTCTACTTCCCCAACCCCAACGGGGTTACCACCAGCGTATACCTTCTCCTGCGGGAGCTTAGGCGGATGGGCCATGAGGCCTGGGTGGTTGCCCCCCATCACCCCGAGGCTCCCGAGAAGGAGGAGGGGGTGGTGCGGGTTCCCTCGGTATCCTATCCCTTCTACGAAGGGCAGCAGATCGCCCTACCTTCCTCCCGGTACCTCCCCACGGAGTTTGAGGTGATCCACACCCACACCCCCTTAACCTTAGGCGTATGGGGGCTCAGGATCGCTCGGAATAAGGAGCTTCCCCATGTGTCCACCTTCCACACCCACTATGAAAAATACGCCCACTATGTACCAGGTTTGGCGTTCTTGGACAAGTACACGGGGATTATCCCCAGGCTGGCTAAGGCCTTCTACAATCGTGTGGAAGTGGTGATTGCCCCAACGGAACCGGTCAAACGGTTAGCGGAGGGTTACGGCATCCAAAGGCCCATACGGGTCATCCCCACGGGAATTGACAACCGCCTCCTGGAGGAGGCACCCCTTCCCTCCCCTTCCCCATGGCCAGAGGGGAAAAGGCGCCTCATCACTGTAGGCAGGCTGGGTAAGGAAAAGTCCTTTGATGTGGTGCTCAAAGCTGTGGCTGAGATGGCCCGGGAAGAGGATGTCTTCTTGGTTCACGTGGGCGACGGGCCGGAACTGGAAAGCTTGAGGCGTTTAGCGGCACACTTACACATAGGGGACCGGGTGCGGTTTTTGGGAACGGTCCCCTACCGGAATATCGGGGGGTACTACCGAATGGCGGAGGTTTTTCTTTTTGCCAGCGAAACTGAAACCCAGGGGTTGGTCATCTGGGAGGCCCAGGCCATGGGGGTACCCGTGGTGGCCGTGGGAGCCGAGGGGGTACTGGAAGGCGTGGTGGACGGTAAAACCGGATATCTGGTACCCCCAGGAGACCACCAAGCCCTAGCGGAAAGGGCCTTAGACCTCCTTCGGGATGAAGAAAAACGCCAGCGCCTAAGCTTGGGGGCCCGCACCTGGGCCATGGAACGTTCCGCGGAGCGCATCGCGGAAAAAATCGTAGCCGTCTATGACGAAGCCAGCGAGATCCTGCGTGTGGAACCCCGAAGGCTTATTTTCCCCTTTCCCCGTCTTCCCCGAAGTACCCTCGAGGATCACCCAAGAGGTTTCTAA
- a CDS encoding lipid-A-disaccharide synthase-related protein, whose translation MKILFVSNGPTEDAIGTRIAQELGQEILALPLVGSGKAYEKVTRLILGPRREMPSGGFLFGSWKNLVADLKAGFLAMTWNQWRTARSIEADAVVVVGDAYALTVGLVAAKGKPTYHINPLVSAHYLEAASLWERIRDWGGSDFTPYERLLHKSVRAVFVRDQKSLDRIRRLGVSHAHYYGSFALDLLPIPERDLAPLVGEGSLLALLPGTRGDEQFSLPIMLEASRFVPLTPAVAWAKPWEALPPLPGWQAEEVETHALRLSKGEKEAWILREAFSAILHRSTLALATAGTACEQAAGLGIPVVGFPTPGPQYTQAFARRQKRLLGPALHLVDPIPEQVAAQVLLLLQAKEIYTHSSQAGRTRIGPPGGILGAARHIRMDLIN comes from the coding sequence ATGAAGATCCTTTTCGTTTCTAACGGCCCAACTGAGGATGCTATCGGAACCCGCATAGCTCAAGAGCTGGGCCAGGAAATCCTGGCCCTACCCTTGGTGGGTTCGGGAAAGGCCTACGAAAAAGTAACCCGCCTCATCCTGGGGCCCCGCCGAGAAATGCCATCCGGGGGATTCCTCTTTGGCAGTTGGAAAAACTTGGTGGCGGACCTTAAGGCTGGCTTTCTAGCCATGACCTGGAATCAGTGGCGCACCGCTAGGTCTATTGAGGCGGATGCGGTTGTGGTCGTGGGGGACGCCTACGCCCTTACCGTGGGCCTGGTAGCCGCCAAGGGCAAGCCCACTTATCACATCAATCCCCTGGTGTCCGCACATTATCTTGAAGCAGCGTCCCTTTGGGAACGCATACGAGACTGGGGAGGAAGTGACTTTACCCCCTACGAGCGGCTCCTTCACAAATCCGTTAGGGCGGTGTTCGTCCGTGACCAAAAAAGCTTGGATCGCATTCGGCGTCTAGGGGTTAGCCACGCCCACTATTACGGCAGCTTCGCCCTGGACCTCCTGCCAATCCCGGAGCGCGACCTAGCCCCTTTGGTGGGAGAAGGATCCCTTTTAGCCCTGCTCCCAGGGACTCGAGGCGACGAGCAGTTCAGCCTCCCCATCATGTTAGAAGCCAGCCGTTTCGTCCCCCTCACACCCGCGGTGGCCTGGGCCAAGCCTTGGGAGGCCCTACCCCCCTTGCCCGGATGGCAGGCAGAAGAGGTTGAGACCCATGCCCTCCGACTCAGCAAAGGGGAAAAGGAGGCCTGGATCCTTCGCGAAGCCTTTTCGGCCATCCTCCACCGCAGCACCCTGGCCCTGGCCACAGCTGGAACCGCCTGCGAACAGGCGGCAGGTTTAGGCATACCCGTGGTGGGCTTTCCCACACCCGGCCCACAATACACGCAAGCGTTCGCCCGCCGTCAAAAGAGGCTTTTGGGACCAGCCCTCCACCTTGTGGACCCCATCCCCGAACAAGTGGCCGCCCAGGTCCTTCTACTTCTCCAAGCAAAGGAGATCTATACCCACAGCAGCCAGGCGGGAAGGACCCGTATCGGTCCACCAGGGGGAATCCTTGGCGCAGCCAGGCACATCCGAATGGACTTGATAAACTAA
- a CDS encoding DegV family protein, protein MELGLITDTAADLSPRVLEEEAVGLVPIYVHLAGRRYKDWQELTPDALYQAMRAGAEPVTEPPGVEDFAEVYERYLQIYDRILSLHVSGELSKTVERAREAALKVAPTRIRVVDSGMVSGGLGAMVLRAVEMLRKGAEEEAVVREWERLKHSSLYFSVADLAHLARNGRLPRFGEVVGNLLGLRPILRIEKGHIRFLKVAREGAVPEVLARLVLEELKGRPARITIAHTDARTEWIEGLKKSLEGALRLEKGRIARSGATIAANVGLGAIAIHAYSLE, encoded by the coding sequence ATGGAGTTGGGCCTGATAACCGACACCGCAGCGGACTTGTCCCCTCGGGTGCTGGAAGAGGAAGCAGTGGGCCTGGTGCCCATCTACGTCCACCTGGCGGGCAGGAGGTATAAGGACTGGCAAGAGCTAACCCCGGATGCCCTCTATCAGGCCATGCGAGCGGGGGCTGAACCCGTTACCGAGCCCCCGGGAGTGGAGGACTTCGCCGAGGTCTATGAGCGTTATCTCCAGATCTATGACCGGATTCTTTCCCTCCACGTTTCCGGAGAGCTTTCCAAGACGGTGGAGAGGGCACGGGAAGCAGCCCTCAAGGTGGCCCCCACCCGCATCCGGGTAGTGGACTCGGGGATGGTGTCCGGAGGGCTTGGGGCCATGGTCCTGAGGGCGGTGGAGATGCTCAGGAAGGGAGCGGAGGAGGAGGCCGTGGTGCGGGAATGGGAAAGGCTTAAGCACTCAAGCTTGTACTTTAGTGTGGCTGACCTCGCCCATCTGGCCCGAAACGGCCGTCTACCGCGCTTTGGTGAGGTGGTCGGTAATCTTTTAGGCCTTCGTCCCATCTTGCGCATTGAGAAGGGGCATATTCGCTTCTTAAAGGTGGCCCGGGAGGGGGCGGTGCCCGAGGTTTTGGCACGCTTGGTCCTCGAGGAGCTCAAAGGACGGCCCGCACGCATCACCATCGCCCATACCGACGCCAGAACCGAGTGGATCGAGGGCTTAAAGAAAAGCCTGGAGGGGGCTTTGCGCCTGGAAAAGGGGCGTATCGCGCGAAGCGGGGCCACCATCGCCGCCAACGTGGGCCTCGGGGCTATAGCCATCCACGCCTACTCGCTAGAATAG
- the mfd gene encoding transcription-repair coupling factor, with protein sequence MEIALERERYYGHRLALPQVVAALLFSRERPPAVLLAPEERLGRYRDLGAFGGRVYVNPGLEAWEERALFVFSYEEALAPFPQDPSAWRLVLEVGRSYPRGELLDRFLQMGYARDEDYRVLGEVLELGEVRLEFFGDELERIRVAGEERRRHILLPKPGKAEGFPSRKLLHFPGPVYLDTPALAPKELWPLLEGRQVVALGGGVELPLWDLGVKPLVPYRGSLKALERDLARWLEEGRRVSLFVAHERTLDYLKRRLALFQPQVLQRFPGPKGQLSLFWGAFEGGAEWGEEVLLTEALVFATGAVRARVRVGEGLADPGALSPGDFLIHPEHGVGQYLGLETREVLGVRRDYLVLRYKGEGKLYLPVEHLPLLKRHPGTTDDPPELSSLGKGEWQRLKEKARKDVEELAARLLVLQAKRKATPGRSFAPLPDWDPLIEKGFPYELTPDQRRALEEVMRDLEAPYPMDRLVSGDVGFGKTEIALRAAHRVVGHGAQVAFLVPTTLLAEQHGKTFRERFSGLPVRIGILSRFTPEKEEEAILKGLEAGTVDIVIGTHRLLQGDVRFKDLGLLVVDEEHRFGVAQKEWIRERKAEVDTLYLSATPIPRTLYSALVGLKDLSSIQTPPPGRKPIRTFLAPFDPVLVREAILLELERGGKVFYVHDRVASIEARRRYLENLVPEARIGVVHGKMPEGLVEETMLLFAEGAYDVLLATTIIESGLDVAEANTILIERADRLGLATLYQLRGRVGRREQEAYAYLFHPPRLTEAAEKRLNAIADLSDLGSGHLLAEKDMEIRGVGNLLGPEQHGHIRALSLEVYTELLEEAIRKLKGEVKEEKRHVTLDLGLSARLPAEYVPSLEARSRYYSRLAEARTLAEVSRIAKELKERYGPLPEEAESFLALARLRLVAERKGVVSITEDLTHLQVTFPRWPLDFDARALRQLPFRVELTQYPPGFRLEKKGLKPRDYPEALLEALYLFADA encoded by the coding sequence ATGGAGATCGCCCTGGAACGGGAACGCTACTATGGCCACCGCCTGGCTCTGCCTCAGGTGGTGGCGGCCTTGCTCTTTTCCCGTGAGAGGCCTCCGGCCGTTCTCTTGGCCCCGGAGGAGCGGTTGGGGCGCTACCGGGACCTTGGGGCCTTTGGGGGGCGCGTTTATGTGAACCCTGGCCTCGAGGCCTGGGAGGAGCGGGCTCTCTTCGTGTTTAGCTACGAGGAGGCCTTGGCTCCCTTTCCCCAGGACCCTTCTGCCTGGCGCCTGGTGCTGGAGGTGGGCCGGAGTTATCCCCGAGGGGAACTTTTGGACCGTTTCCTGCAGATGGGGTACGCCCGGGATGAGGATTACCGGGTGTTGGGTGAGGTTTTGGAGCTGGGCGAGGTTCGCTTGGAGTTCTTCGGGGATGAGCTGGAGCGCATCCGGGTAGCCGGGGAGGAAAGGAGGCGGCACATCCTTCTGCCCAAACCGGGAAAGGCGGAAGGGTTCCCCTCCAGGAAGCTCCTTCACTTTCCTGGTCCCGTCTACCTGGACACCCCGGCTCTGGCCCCAAAGGAGCTTTGGCCCCTTTTAGAGGGGCGTCAGGTGGTGGCCCTAGGGGGTGGGGTGGAGCTTCCCCTCTGGGACCTGGGGGTGAAGCCCCTGGTTCCCTACCGAGGGAGCCTTAAGGCCTTGGAAAGGGACTTGGCTCGCTGGCTCGAGGAGGGAAGGCGGGTTAGCCTCTTCGTGGCCCACGAGCGTACCCTGGACTACCTGAAAAGGCGCCTTGCCCTCTTCCAACCCCAGGTGCTCCAGCGCTTTCCCGGACCCAAGGGCCAGCTTTCCCTGTTCTGGGGAGCCTTTGAGGGGGGAGCGGAGTGGGGGGAGGAGGTTCTGCTTACCGAGGCCTTGGTCTTTGCCACCGGAGCGGTGCGGGCTAGGGTGCGGGTGGGGGAGGGTCTTGCCGACCCCGGGGCCCTTTCGCCTGGGGATTTCCTCATCCACCCTGAGCACGGCGTGGGCCAGTACCTGGGGCTGGAAACCCGGGAGGTTTTGGGGGTTAGGCGGGACTACCTGGTCCTCCGCTACAAGGGGGAGGGAAAGCTCTACCTGCCGGTGGAGCACCTACCCCTTCTCAAGCGCCATCCCGGCACCACGGATGACCCTCCGGAGCTCTCCTCCCTGGGTAAAGGGGAGTGGCAACGGCTCAAGGAAAAGGCCAGGAAGGATGTGGAGGAGCTGGCAGCCAGGCTTCTCGTCCTCCAGGCCAAGCGCAAAGCCACCCCGGGCCGCTCCTTCGCTCCCTTGCCCGACTGGGACCCCCTTATTGAGAAGGGCTTCCCCTACGAGCTCACCCCGGACCAAAGGCGGGCCCTGGAGGAGGTGATGCGGGACCTCGAGGCCCCCTACCCCATGGACCGCCTGGTCTCGGGAGACGTGGGTTTCGGCAAGACGGAGATCGCCCTCAGGGCCGCTCATCGGGTGGTGGGACATGGGGCCCAAGTGGCCTTTCTAGTCCCCACCACCCTTTTGGCCGAGCAACATGGAAAGACCTTCCGGGAGCGTTTTTCCGGGCTTCCGGTTCGCATTGGGATCCTTTCCCGCTTTACCCCGGAGAAGGAGGAGGAGGCCATCTTGAAGGGCCTCGAGGCGGGCACCGTGGATATCGTGATCGGCACCCACCGCCTCTTGCAAGGCGACGTGCGGTTTAAGGACCTGGGGCTTTTGGTGGTGGATGAGGAGCACCGCTTTGGCGTAGCCCAGAAGGAGTGGATACGGGAAAGGAAGGCGGAGGTGGACACCCTTTACCTTTCTGCCACCCCTATCCCCCGGACCCTTTACTCCGCCTTGGTGGGCCTGAAGGACCTCTCCAGCATCCAAACCCCGCCCCCGGGGCGGAAGCCCATCCGCACCTTCCTGGCCCCTTTTGACCCGGTGTTGGTACGGGAGGCCATCCTCCTGGAACTGGAAAGGGGGGGCAAGGTCTTTTACGTGCACGACCGGGTGGCCTCCATTGAGGCCAGGAGGCGCTACCTGGAAAATCTGGTGCCCGAGGCCCGCATCGGGGTGGTGCACGGCAAGATGCCGGAGGGACTAGTGGAGGAGACCATGCTCCTCTTTGCCGAGGGGGCCTACGATGTCCTATTGGCCACCACCATTATTGAGTCGGGCCTGGATGTGGCCGAGGCCAATACCATCCTCATTGAGCGGGCCGATCGCTTGGGCCTGGCCACCTTGTACCAGCTTCGGGGCCGGGTGGGGCGGCGGGAGCAGGAGGCCTACGCTTACCTCTTCCATCCCCCAAGGCTCACGGAGGCGGCGGAGAAGCGCCTTAACGCCATCGCAGACCTCTCCGATCTGGGAAGCGGCCATCTTTTGGCGGAAAAGGACATGGAGATAAGGGGGGTGGGGAATCTACTTGGCCCCGAGCAGCACGGGCACATCCGCGCCCTGTCCTTGGAGGTCTACACCGAGCTATTGGAGGAAGCCATCCGCAAACTGAAGGGGGAGGTCAAGGAGGAGAAGCGGCACGTGACCCTGGACCTGGGCCTTTCCGCACGGCTTCCCGCGGAGTATGTGCCGAGCCTCGAGGCCCGTAGCCGCTACTATAGCCGCTTGGCGGAGGCCAGGACCTTAGCGGAGGTTTCCCGCATCGCCAAAGAACTCAAGGAACGCTACGGCCCCCTTCCCGAGGAGGCGGAGAGCTTTTTGGCCTTAGCAAGGCTTCGCCTGGTGGCGGAGCGAAAAGGGGTGGTCTCCATCACCGAGGACCTCACCCACCTCCAGGTAACCTTCCCCCGTTGGCCCCTGGATTTTGACGCCCGGGCCTTACGCCAGCTTCCCTTCCGGGTGGAGCTTACCCAGTACCCCCCAGGCTTCCGCCTGGAGAAAAAGGGCCTGAAGCCCCGGGACTACCCCGAGGCTTTGCTAGAGGCCCTCTACTTGTTTGCCGACGCCTAG